A stretch of the Halorussus salinus genome encodes the following:
- a CDS encoding DUF5658 family protein gives MSENDAGIDASPDGGRIDAAGGGRLPDAPTEETDGLGDLADDPEAREKWMLRDDEFLLDEDREYVLRDEGRSWWGYVSPLLFGAVLAVMVGDVITTGVGLAMGLDEANPVAAAVIAEAGLGGLVLLKTAAAMVLLLLPGITSDARQTFRAGSAVYLLVGLAVVAGNAWALLAAT, from the coding sequence GTGTCCGAGAACGACGCCGGTATCGACGCGTCTCCCGACGGCGGACGAATCGACGCGGCCGGGGGCGGGAGACTTCCCGACGCCCCGACCGAGGAGACCGACGGTCTCGGGGACCTCGCCGACGACCCGGAGGCCCGCGAGAAGTGGATGCTCCGGGACGACGAGTTTCTCCTCGACGAGGACCGCGAGTACGTCCTCCGCGACGAGGGCCGGTCGTGGTGGGGCTACGTCTCGCCGCTCCTGTTCGGCGCGGTCCTCGCCGTGATGGTCGGCGACGTGATCACGACCGGCGTCGGACTGGCGATGGGACTGGACGAGGCCAACCCGGTCGCCGCCGCGGTCATCGCCGAGGCGGGGCTGGGTGGGTTGGTCCTACTGAAGACTGCGGCCGCGATGGTCCTCCTGTTGCTGCCCGGCATCACCAGCGACGCCCGCCAGACGTTCCGGGCCGGGAGCGCGGTCTACCTCCTCGTGGGGCTGGCGGTCGTCGCGGGGAACGCGTGGGCGCTCCTCGCCGCTACGTGA
- a CDS encoding DUF7548 family protein produces the protein MSQERLPETPAPTVGVVAALAVLAAVVAPYFLIDATAAGVYYSQPTFVPVHLVVGLFATVSIVVFAAGRNGRTDPPTAAGAAVVLGGFMALLVLWWAIAVGGLVGSLTTNATFDYHRWLLFAATLAVAASAGWFAREVL, from the coding sequence ATGTCGCAGGAACGGTTGCCCGAGACGCCAGCGCCGACCGTCGGCGTCGTCGCCGCGCTCGCGGTTCTTGCCGCCGTCGTCGCACCGTACTTCCTCATCGACGCCACCGCGGCCGGGGTCTACTACAGCCAACCGACGTTCGTGCCGGTCCACCTCGTCGTCGGCCTGTTCGCCACCGTCTCCATCGTCGTCTTCGCGGCGGGACGCAACGGCCGGACCGACCCGCCGACCGCGGCGGGCGCGGCGGTCGTCCTCGGCGGATTCATGGCCCTCCTCGTCCTCTGGTGGGCTATCGCGGTCGGCGGTCTCGTCGGCAGTCTCACGACGAACGCGACGTTCGACTACCACCGCTGGCTCCTGTTCGCCGCGACGCTCGCGGTCGCGGCCAGCGCCGGATGGTTCGCCCGCGAAGTGCTGTAG
- a CDS encoding DUF5798 family protein — translation MGFGSTAKKVQKLADTAEKLYSKLNELREQVAEMREKLDSTSERVERLERENAHQRALLEALAEERGIDVDDIESEPVASDDEQAAEA, via the coding sequence ATGGGATTCGGAAGCACGGCCAAGAAGGTCCAGAAGCTCGCCGACACCGCCGAGAAGCTGTACAGCAAACTCAACGAACTCCGCGAGCAGGTCGCCGAGATGCGCGAGAAACTGGATTCGACCAGCGAGCGCGTCGAGCGGCTGGAGCGGGAGAACGCCCACCAGCGCGCCCTGCTGGAAGCCCTCGCCGAGGAGCGAGGCATCGACGTGGACGACATCGAGTCCGAACCGGTCGCGTCCGACGACGAGCAGGCCGCCGAGGCGTAG